The DNA window AGAGTTCTTGCTCTGGATCTTTTGACTTTGCATGTCGAGCGAAGTCAAAAGATGTCTTTGCTCTTGAACCTCTTTGACTCTTTTGCTTGTTTCGAGCGAAGTCAAAACTTCTCCTTCGCTATTGACTCCTGCAGGCAAACTTTGTCATAACATTTTGATAATCAACTCTGGAGTTCCAGGGCTATGTTTTCTGGCGAAGTCAAATCCCCAACGATTGTTGTTCTGGATTGGGTTCGCATCTCCTAAACTTAATTCTCGGTATATCGTCATGGGAGCAGAGCTGTGACGCTAGCTGCTTTAGAAATGATGCTCGTGAATAATTAAACTACTACACATTATATACCGTACAGCAAGTTATCCTTTTTTCTCACTGCCGCTCTCTTAATAATCTTGTTGAAGAGGGAGAGACCAGTTGGTTGGTGTGTGTTCTCTCTTTTAGAAAGGCTCTCTGTCAGGATAACTACTTCAGCAGCAAGCCAGGCGTTCGTGTCGGATGGGCTACAGGTTACCACGCCGTCGCGGGCCGTTCTGAAGAATAGGCGCGTCTTTCGGCTCGGATTGAGTGAACTACACTGATGGGTCCAGTCCAGGTGGACCCGTGAGCTGGCGATAGTTACACTCCCACTGAAAAGTGATCAGTGCGAGACCAAATCGTTTTCGTTTCTATTTTCTGATAAATAAAGACCAACTACTAGCCTGTTTAATTAGAGACTTGGACTTGGACATGGAATAAAGTCGAGTGGCTCCGTGCCACCATCAGTGTCCAGCTTTTTCGTCGCTTTGGAACAAAAGCAGATGCGGTGGAATGCATGGAATCGTCCACGTACGCACGGCACTTTGTCTTGTAAAATCATTCCACTGCACGGAATCAAACCGTGGAATGCATGGTTTATTTTATACTCATCACCGGTTTGGCATATTTTCGTTGCTGCCTGTTACTAGAAGTAGGCTTGGGTGCCCTCACTCACATATTATGGAGAACGCGAACAACGACAGTGCATATCTGATGCCGTGACCAGTCACCGTACGTCCACATACGCCACTGGGTAATGAAAATCCATTGGAGAGCAGAGAGAAATAGAAAACGATTTTGTGCCAATGATCCTCATAACAATAATTTAGAGAGTGTGTTCTAGAAAGGCTTTTGGAGATGCTCAtatatagggatgaaaacggatcggatacggacggatattttCGGTAATGGGAGCACTGTAGCATTGCCCTATGATTGAAGCATGTTGTTGTCGTGGCTCCGTCGAAAGCCGTTGAGGTTGCTTAAGGAAATAGTAGTCCTTTATGCCAATGATAAAATTCAAATATATTCTAACAACGACATGCAcaaggaaagaaagaaaaatcGAAAAATCTGCCTAGAGCAGCTGCATCTCAGCATAAAAGGGACAGCAGCAGCAATTCACAAAGATTTTTTTGTGTGCAGCAGGACGGATGACCACACAAAGTGAAACCTACTCATACGTGTAGCATGCCGTATGAGCGCCACGCATCGGGGCGAAAGGTGTCGGCATGCCATCTCCATCTGAGATGCCACTTTGGACCGCGGCCACACACGGGGGTTTGCTGCTTTTGCCTGTTCCATACTCTTCTATTCCTGATGGCCCCAGTGGTGCTATCAGAGATCAGAGTGGGACCCCAGGACCCGATCATCACAGAGAGAGTGAATGTGATAAAGACACGACAGTGAGATCAAGGACGGTTTTATTTGAGCAGCGACGGTGAACAGAACACACCGACAGCAAGCACTCATGGAGTCATGGGCCGCATGCTGCATGGACATCAGCACACGGCTCAATCGCTGAAGTCAAGGTCGTCACCGTCGCCGGTGGCTTTGGTTGGGGCCACGAtcgaccacgaccacgaccgCACTTACTGCGAATTCATGATTATTATATATAAATAATTGTCTGATGCACACGGCCAAACAACCTTACTGCTGCACACAATGCGTGCACCATCTGGCATCTGCGGCACAGGCTCAAGGCTGGCTACCTGCGGTTGACTAATTGGGTCCACGCCCGCCGTTGTTGGTCTTTTAAGTAATCGTATAATTGGGAGTATGGAGCTGTGGTCATTGTACTTGATTAGCTAGCACTGTAATAGACTTTCAATGAACCAGTTCCATGGCGCAACCGCCATCTAACGGGACTGCCTGTCAAACCACAGGCGCCTTACCGCCCCCTTTTTTTAATTAGAAAGAAGGGGACGAGGGATAAAGGAcaaaggaagagatcacgttatTTATAATCGGAGAAAAGAAAGGGGCACGATTGATGTGTCACTGGAAACCCGTAGGAAGGGGAGACGACCGGACTATAAATAACGTGATCTAGAGATCGATTAGGCTGATATAGAGCCCGTCCTTGGCCGCAAAAACTCGGTAACACCTCTCGGAAGAATCCATCGGGGTGATGCACACATAAGGTTGCCCTAAGATCGGCAAGGCCACTTAGAATGCCGTAGAGAGATGCAACGAATAGCAAGAGATTGGAAAAGTAGGGTAAAAAGGTGTAATAGATGTAAAAAGACGATTGGACGTTGGATTCCTCAATTGGTCATGATCCTCTGATATATAGAGAGGGagtggtcttatcctagtagaAAACAAGTCCAAGCATAATCTCCATGTTTCCTACGTGAAATAGATCCAAAACCGATTTGAAAAGTAATCGGTTCGGACTCTAGCACGACcctattcgcttgtcttataatccgtacttttcggcttgtcttttcagtcgaaatagtatttttctctcacaacaaatcagccggaataatatttcagcttattttttcggCGAAGCAAACGGGGCCGAAAACCGCCCTAGCCGGGTCCCAAATCGGCCTGGCGGGTTGTCTCAAGCCCCAGAGGCCGACTTCAGCAGCGCGCACAGAAAACCGGCCTGGCCAGGTCCCAAACCAGCCAGGCCGGTTCAGTCAGGGTCCGAGCAGCAGGAAATACCAGTCTGCAGCTTTGGCAGACTAGGTGTCGGTTCCTCTTCTTTTCACCTCCCAGCCCCAAATGTGATGCTCCAAAATATGTTCAATGATCGTCTTAGTGCCAAAAACATTGTTAAAAATGTCTTTTACCGTCACCAATAAGTGGTCATTGGCAACGGATATGGACCCGTCGCCAATGACTGCCATTAGCGATGTAAAAATTGCAACGGACGTTAAATCCGTTGCTATTGAGAGTTAACGGCCGTAGCTAAAGActcattctgtagtagtgaaagtGGGCCCCTTGGAAACAATTTGCACATGCGGTTGAGTTAAGCACCCGCCGCCCAAGCCAGGTCGCCGCCCGCTCTCCTCCGCCACGGCCCCACGAGCACCCGCCGCCCGCCCGCACGCGCAAGACCGCCGCCTCCACCGACCCTCACTGCCGGCTAGACCACCGCCGGCCCCAGACGCGTCAGCGCTCGTCTCTGCCccgcgcgcgtgtgtgtgtgaGGGAGAGtgagaggctgataggtgggtctGTGGTCAGTGACAAGAGGGAAAAAAGTAGGGGCTCTCAAGGAGGTGCTACTGAAGTTGGAGCCTTGATTTGAGGGCCCAAGAGTTGGGGCTGGCCCCTATTCAGCAAGTAAGGACCCTATTTTAGGGGCTAtggctggagatgctcttacaaaTGAGAAGGTACGTGCTTgtcagttgttgttgttgttttcccGTCTCTTATCATTTGGATCGATGAGTTTGAGGCCCAACCTCGAAAGGCCAAGTATGAGTGCGTCTTACGCGTTATACACACTAGGAAAATCTTTGGAACAACAGCTCCGCCTCTGTTGCAGGATGCGGCGGTTGGCTTGCTCACAACATGTTTCAGGAAGCAATCACGTAGAGCACGAGATTAGCTCATTCTCAAGTACAGgtaaaattaaaaaaaaggcGATTAATAACTCAAGTGAGCTATTATTATTCGTTCTTTCCCATTAAAGGAACATGCATGCAACCGGCCAGGCCATGATCGTCTGGCACTAAGCCACTGAAGGCGTACAGTTTACTACTTAATTATTTTGTGAAACTGACTGACACAGCTGGGCCTGGCCAGCAAATGACAGATCATAGAATCCACAACACATATTTTGTGGCTAGTACGTGCTGTTGTTTTATTTTGTAGCTATGGATACAGCTCGATGAGTGACAGAAACCCCAGGACTGTCCTCGTCTTATGGTGCCTGAACCCCGCGGCCATGAATATATTGCGCCACTCGTGCTCGTCGCGCTCCCTGCCCGGTGTCGTCACCATCATGTTCAGATCGAACGTGACCTGGGCTTGGAACATTATATCATTGGCAGGAGACCCGACGACTGTGTCTATGATGATCACTTTCCCTCCTGATGGTTTCTCCGAAAGAATAGCCTTCTTGCATTGAGTTAGGATCTTCACGCAGTCCTCGTCGTTCCAGTCATGCAAGACATGCTGCGATTTTTAGACGAAAAAACTCAGCAAGATCAAGAGCACAGGGTCGCTCTGGCATGTGTTTAATGCATGGTGAAGTAAGGGTTATATATAATTTAGgaggattatatatatatacgacCTTGAGCAGCACAGCGTCAGCAGGAGGGATCGAACTCATCATATCACCTACTATGTATTGAACGCCATCAGACGGCTGGATGTCACCGATCACGTGGGAGAGGTCCAACACCGAGCACCTGACATGAGGGAACGCCCTTGCAATGGCCCTCGCCGTGCTGCCGTTCCCGCCGCCGACGTCGACCAGCGTACCTACGCTGTCGAACACCTCGCCGCACCGAGTCACCACGAAGTCCAGGGTGAGTTGGCTGTCGGATCCCAGCCcgtccatgaacaccttgttaaCCTGCGGGTCGCGGCGCCACGCGTCCCACTGGTCCGTGCCGTGCGCCATCCTGAAGGGCGTATCGTCGTCGTCCCCGCCGCCCTTGAACCACTCTGACAGGTGCATGGCCGCCCCGACGTGGTACCTGTTGGTCTGGGCGAGCACGAACGGCGCGAGGCTGGTGCACCCGTTGGCGCGGGCGTCGTCCACAAGGAGGCGAGACAGCGGCGTGAGGCGATACACGCCGCTGTCCCCTGTGGCGACGGGGGCATCAAGAGCGAGGACGCCTGTCACGACGAGGAACCTCACGAGGCGAGGCAGGTAGGGCTTCCTGGCTTGGGGCACCGGAAGGTTGGCGAGAAGGTCGGGGAGAGAGGCGGCGCCGCCGCTGCGGTGGATGGCGTTGGGGATCCCGAGCTCGACGGCGCACTGCAGGGCCATGGACTTGAGGTAGCTGTAGGTGAGGTTCCAGAGCTCGACGTGCGCCTGCACAAGCTCTGGGCTCGAGGAGGCCGCCATGCGTGATTCGGTCCTGGATATGTACTGCCTGGATCCTATATATTGTGTGTTGTGTGCAGATGTGGCGCTGTGGAAGTAGCGCGAGCCCCCCATGCCCATTTATAGTATAGTATAATATAAAAGCTTGGAAGGATCACACCATGACAGGATTATGCAAATATCTCAGACACCTGATTATGCCCACGTTTTTTGTCGTGCAAAATTTGAGCCGTAAATGTGCCTATCGCGCGCATGTGTGCCTTATCTTGTCCGGCCTTATCAGCTCCTGTTTTTCTCTCCTCTTGGCTTATGACGTGCTGGCATTCTTTTATTGCTGCATTAGTAGAACTAGCTAGGGGGGCGCTCAGCTGCGCGCAGTAGTGCTGACGTCGAAACAGCAGCACCTTTGGCGCTGTGAACACCGGTGCTAATTCATATAACCATAGGGATTCGATAGTAATTTTCCATAATATAGCATTTAAAAGTGCGATTACAGAATAACCTAGGGCCTAAAATCGAAACTTCTGCGACCAAAGCATGCTAATAATAGGAACATGTAATATAGCGGATGCATAGGAGCCCTTTTGCAATTTTCTTAGTGGCGAGCACAATTTGGGCTGAGGCCCATTCGGCCTTGTGGCCTGCTCGTCCAGGCACTGCCCACCTAGGCCTTCTCCTTGATGTACATGCCGTTTGGCCCGTTGGGGAGATCGGATATAAAACGGCGGTCAGTTAGGGTTAGGGGTCCCTAACCGGCGCCCTCGGCCATCACAGCCTCCACCTGCCCTGACTGGCTCCCTCGGCCACCACAGCCTCCACCTGGTTCGCCGCCTCTACCCGCCCCACCCCCGTCCTCCACGCCACCACCCGCCCTATGCCCCAGTCACCGCCGTCTGCACCTACATGCAACCCTGTCCCCCAGCCGCGGCGTTTCCACCTGTCCCGACCTCGCCCCCTTGCTAGCGCCGCCTTTGCCCACCCCGTCTGCTGCGCAGCTGGgccgccacccccaccgccgctgcGGCAGACAGCGATGACCCGGCGAATGAGCCGGAGCACCTTGAGGAGGTTGGAGGAGTAGACCTCCCTCATGTTCGCGCCACGTCTTCCTCTTGAATGGCTTTGCCACTGCCGTTGTGGGCTCTCCCCGGCGGTGCGCTCCTCCACCGCTCTgtctcctccaccgctgcacagGGAAACCAGGCCGCAGACAGGCCAACATTACAGGCGTCTACTGCCACGTAGGCGAGAGCCGTGGTGTCCAATGAGCCCAGACCGTTTTCTAGTCGCCTCCCTGAAGATGCCACGAACCGTTGGATAGCCGTAGCGACGCAATCGGACGACGGGCAATGCGAATCGCTCTCGTGCCTCAATCGCTATGCAGGATTAGATATGTACGGTATGGTACGTTTCACAATCCAGTGGATGTGCAACACGATAACAACAGAAAGAGCATGTACTACTTTACTACTtttttttggaaaagtctacTTTTCACCTTCCAACTATTTGAAAAGTCCGGATTTCAACCAccaacttcaaaaccggacatcCTACACCTCCAACTGTTGAATCCGTTCAAAAAACAACCCTGACCTCAAAGCTTTGCTACAGTGTAATTTTCAAATTTCTAGGATTTTATACCTCTCTTAATTAAACTGTGGACAAAGCTGAAATATCCAAAATGGCTagagggagtgaatagcctactAAAAAATCTACAAAATTACTGGAGCTacttgattagtatgacaaaaggcTTAAGCGAGTTTTGCTCTAGCACTACTATgtgatgcaagccacctatccaatataCTAGTGAATTATGGTCTCTATGGCACACACAAGTCTATGTCACTACTTCTATTCCAGTGAGCTAGCTAGTGAGCAAGATACTACAAATTACTTCTAAGAGACTAGCTACACTAGCAAGGCTACATACAAGCTCTACTCAACTACGCAAGATATGAACAAGTAATGTAATGAGCAAGAGTAGTAATGATGTATACCGAGCCGATAAGAGATCAATTACTCACAATACGAACACTAAGAGACAAAGATTTATcccgagattcacttgcttgccggcaagctacgtcctcgttgtgacCATCACTCAACTTCAAGGTTCACGCGcttataggcatcacacgcctaaccctcactagggtgccgcacaaccaacataagatgaggatgctCAATATCACGAGCAATTCCCTAGAGTGGCTTTTGATGCTCCGCCGGGGAATAAGCCCAAtaacccctcacaaatcaccaggagatggccacgaacaatcaccaactcgtgccaaggctcctccgctgctctaagccatctaggtggcggcaaccaccaagagtaataagcaaacCCGCAGCGAACACGATCACTAATACTACTAGATGCTCAAActctaagcaaatgcactagaatcactcccaatctcacttggATTGACGAATCAATGAAGgacatgagtgggaggtgtttgacatagctcacaaggatgtatcactgatgaaactgtccaagagagtgagctagagctagcccACACATATATATAGAGCCCCAACAAGTCATATACCCGTTGGGCAATTAATCCAGTCTCTATGCACTCGCCAGACGCGCTGCAGGGTGCACCGAACGCGTCCgctcaccagcgtccggtcactctctacGTGCCATGTGTACTAGCCATTTGAAAGTATCCGTTGGCGCCCAAAGGCTCTCCACGCGTGCGTGTACTGCCCTCTGACCGGACTCAACGCTCGCCTGACCGGACTCATggaaccctagcgtccggtcgactccagagcATCCAGAGCCAGTTTTTGCCGACCAGACGCGTcgggtcagcactgaccggactcatcCAGTGTTCGGTCGCTTACTATGCGTGTTGCCTGCTGAGGAATAGCGTCACCGTCATGTCCAGTCGCCTCAGCCACGCAGACCGAGCATGGGATCACTGATCGGACTCTCCCAGTGCGTCCGATCGTAGAGTGCGGTCACCCTAGTGACCTCCTTTCCTTCTCCAACTTCATCCCTTGTGCAAATGTGTTAACTCCACCAAGTTCCATCACTTGTGCTCCGGAGTTAGCATTTGAAAAACATGTTTTCCaagggatgttagcactccacaaggccctaatgcaaatgcatggaattcaatcacctagtggcactttgacaaccgtatTTGCTTCGAGatcaccccttttaatagtatggctatatgTGGCTATGGCTAACATTGGTTTATGTTGCCCTTCTGGGCATTTCTACTGTTGCCCTAGAACTACTTGCTTTGGTTTTGTTCTTCTAGTCTTCTGCGGAGGTCATTATCAGATCTGCAATACTTCTCAAATTTGTTGTAAAGGTCTTTGATGGTCCAAGGCTTTTCCCTGGCTAGGTGAGCTGTGAATGGACCTATGCAAAGGCCTTTGATTGCTGCTTCAATAGCAAAGTCCTCTGGGGCATTGGGTGCTTTTGCCTTCATTTGCACGAATTTCTAGAAGTAGTCCTTTAGGGCTCTCCTTGATTCTGCTTGCATTGAAACAGGTCCATGGAAGTCTAGGATTCACTTGTGAACCCCTTGAAATTTGCTAAGATCTTGTCGCGAAGGTCGTCCCATGAAAAGATAGAACTTGGCCTTAGCATTGAATATTAGGCTAGCGCATCACGTTCAGCTGTGATGATGAAGGACTTGGCTAGCACCACTTCATTTCCACCAGCGAAAGCTATTGTTGCCCTAAAGCTCATGATGAATTGTTGTGGGTCTGATCTTCCATTGAATTTGGGCAAGGTGATGGGTTTGTATGAGGGGGGCCAGGGTGAGCTCTACATGCCTTCGGATAGTGGTGATTTGGAATCGATGGTTCTGTGGGTTTGTGGTGAAGTGTAGGGTGTGCCGAAGGTTGGTTATGCTATGGAACATGGTAGGGGATTGGGTTGGCTTTGGTTTGCTGAGTGGAGTTGGTTTGACACGTTGAAGT is part of the Miscanthus floridulus cultivar M001 chromosome 9, ASM1932011v1, whole genome shotgun sequence genome and encodes:
- the LOC136483099 gene encoding flavonoid O-methyltransferase-like protein Os11g0303600, with amino-acid sequence MGMGGSRYFHSATSAHNTQYIGSRQYISRTESRMAASSSPELVQAHVELWNLTYSYLKSMALQCAVELGIPNAIHRSGGAASLPDLLANLPVPQARKPYLPRLVRFLVVTGVLALDAPVATGDSGVYRLTPLSRLLVDDARANGCTSLAPFVLAQTNRYHVGAAMHLSEWFKGGGDDDDTPFRMAHGTDQWDAWRRDPQVNKVFMDGLGSDSQLTLDFVVTRCGEVFDSVGTLVDVGGGNGSTARAIARAFPHVRCSVLDLSHVIGDIQPSDGVQYIVGDMMSSIPPADAVLLKHVLHDWNDEDCVKILTQCKKAILSEKPSGGKVIIIDTVVGSPANDIMFQAQVTFDLNMMVTTPGRERDEHEWRNIFMAAGFRHHKTRTVLGFLSLIELYP